The Blautia obeum ATCC 29174 region CAGTCAGAAATTCGGTGGGCTTTTACTTCTTTGGATATGGTAGTAGGGTCCTTGCATAAAAACTTAGCTATGTCCTTGAAGGTTGTTCCCCTGTTCAATTCATCTTCGATGTAAATACGGTCTTCAAGTGTAAGATGTTTCTGGTTTCCTGGTATATATTTACTCATGATTTTTCATTCTACTGCTGTCAGAAGGAAAGATAACCGTATCATTTTTGTATGAAAGAGTAAATATCAACTGCGTGGGAGTAAATTCCACCGCATAAGCATGCGGTGGAATTTAAATAAAAAATTTACGCCCGTGTTGTCTGTGATAACATATATTGACGATTAATGATATATAATGATAAAATTAATGTAGCATATATAACATCTTACAGTGACTGCATCGCTAAGTATGACACCGGTGGTTCCTGTCTGGGCGGAAGAAGAGGTTGAGATCGAAAACGAGTCTCAGGCAGAAGAAATAACAGAAGACGGAAATTCTGGAATGAGTGATTTCGCTGAGGTAACAGATGAAACAGAAGAACTTCCGGATATAGATCTCGAGGAAGAAGAAACCCAGACAAATGAAGAGGTCGCTATGGAGATTACGCCAGAAGATGATCAGAATGCTGAAACAGAAGAAGATTTCAGTGATTCTCAGCCGGAAGCAGGTGCTTATGGCAGACCAACCTCAATTAATATTAAAGACGATGCTGGCTATATTTGGAATGGTTATTATAATGATGACGGAACGATCACAATCACCGGTTCACAGGGAGTCTGGGGAAATGCAAAAGCCGACAGCAGTAGCCAGAATAATGATGCGCTGATCATACCTTCTGCTATTGGTGGAAAAACAGTCTCAACAATTGCTGATTTTGAGGGAAGTGGCTTATTCAGCATGTTCAGCCCTGAAGTGATCAAAAAGATTGTTTTACCGAAGACCATGACTTCTGAAGAGATCTTCTCCAATGCAACAGATGGAGTCTGCTATGGACTTTTTGGGAAATTTGTAAACCTGAAAGAACTGGATCTTGGTGGAGTGAAGGTAGGAGCAGGTGCAATTTTTGGATGGGGAGAAAATAACCATAATGTAATCCCATTAGAGAAGTTGACGATGAAAGACCAGTGGTCTGTAGATTGGGATTCTAGATATGAAGTTCCGACAAAAATCCATAGCGGAATTAAAACGTTAACACTCTGGGGCGATTATACAGACTATGGTGGAATTGAGGTGGCGGATTATCCTAATCTGCAGACACTGGAGATCACCGGAGAATTTAGTGAGATTGGATTGGAGAACTGCCCAAATCTGGAGCGTGTAGATGCTTCGAAAGATATTAATCAGGTATATTTTACAAAAATTAAAAACTGCCCGAAACTGGACGTTCCTAAGATACGTGTAAATGAGAAATTTCTGGATCAGAGCTGTATGTTTGAAAATTCCAAAGTAGAGGAGATTACGGTTGATCTTCGGAACAGTTCCTATTTGCAAATTTATAAATCCGTATTCTGCAAGGCATATAATCTGAAAGCAATTTATGTGGAAAATGCCGGAGATACTGGCTTCTATTCTTCAGATGGAGTTTTATACTGGAAAGCAGGAAAACAGAATGATCTGTTCTTTTATCCACCGGCAAAGAATCCGGGAGGCGTATATAATGTTCCAAAAGATCTGACCTGTATTTATGTATTCGCATTCTATGGAAGTAAAGTGAATAAAATTGTCTTCCCGGAAGATATTACGGGAAGATATTACCAGGACAGAGAAAGCCTGGGAAGCTGGTATACAACAAAAGATTTTCCTGAACTTACCGGAAAAGATTGGTTTTATCTGGGAAATCTGTGTACTGCTAAAGTTTCAGTAATCAAAGGAACCGGTGCAACCTTGGGATGGTATACGAACTGGTCTGAATGGTTCGAAGATACCGGATTCAGCGTATCTCAGGTAGAATTTCGAACGGGATCTACGCACACGATCAGCTATAATCTGAATGGCGGAATAAATGATCCGGCAAATCCTGTATCTTATACGGTAGGGGTAACGGCACCATTTACTCTGAAGAATCCTGTGAGAAATGGCTATACATTTGTAAAGTGGGTAGACCAGAATGGGTATAGGGTTAAGGCAACAGAACCATATGGTTTGTCAGGAAATCTTGTTTATATAGCAATCTGGGAGAAAAACAGTACTACAACCAATGTGACTTCCAGCCAGCCGAAACTGACTATTACAGGTACTACGAGAAAAGTAGCAGTGGGAAAGAAAACAAAACTGCAGGTAAAAACTTCTTCAGGAGTTGTTAATCCATCCAATCTGATCTGGACTTCCAGTAATAAGAAAGTAGCAACTGTAAACAGTAGCGGTGTCGTAACATTTAAAAAGAAAACCGGTGGTAAGAGGGTTGTGATTACTGCTGCATTGAAGAATAACAGAAATGCAAAGGCTACATATAAACTGACTGCGACAAAGAATCCGGTAACAAAGATCACAATCTCAGGCAAAAAAACAATGAAAATAAATAAGTCCCAGAGATTAAAAGCAAAAGTCAGTGGAAAATCCGGCGCATACAAGACTGTAAAATGGACCAGCAGT contains the following coding sequences:
- a CDS encoding Ig-like domain-containing protein, yielding MTPVVPVWAEEEVEIENESQAEEITEDGNSGMSDFAEVTDETEELPDIDLEEEETQTNEEVAMEITPEDDQNAETEEDFSDSQPEAGAYGRPTSINIKDDAGYIWNGYYNDDGTITITGSQGVWGNAKADSSSQNNDALIIPSAIGGKTVSTIADFEGSGLFSMFSPEVIKKIVLPKTMTSEEIFSNATDGVCYGLFGKFVNLKELDLGGVKVGAGAIFGWGENNHNVIPLEKLTMKDQWSVDWDSRYEVPTKIHSGIKTLTLWGDYTDYGGIEVADYPNLQTLEITGEFSEIGLENCPNLERVDASKDINQVYFTKIKNCPKLDVPKIRVNEKFLDQSCMFENSKVEEITVDLRNSSYLQIYKSVFCKAYNLKAIYVENAGDTGFYSSDGVLYWKAGKQNDLFFYPPAKNPGGVYNVPKDLTCIYVFAFYGSKVNKIVFPEDITGRYYQDRESLGSWYTTKDFPELTGKDWFYLGNLCTAKVSVIKGTGATLGWYTNWSEWFEDTGFSVSQVEFRTGSTHTISYNLNGGINDPANPVSYTVGVTAPFTLKNPVRNGYTFVKWVDQNGYRVKATEPYGLSGNLVYIAIWEKNSTTTNVTSSQPKLTITGTTRKVAVGKKTKLQVKTSSGVVNPSNLIWTSSNKKVATVNSSGVVTFKKKTGGKRVVITAALKNNRNAKATYKLTATKNPVTKITISGKKTMKINKSQRLKAKVSGKSGAYKTVKWTSSNNKYATVTSKGQVKALKAGKGKTVTITASALDGSGKKARFKIKLK